The following are encoded in a window of Candidatus Coatesbacteria bacterium genomic DNA:
- a CDS encoding MBL fold metallo-hydrolase, translating into MVNGKQVFAGRELAVRVLYSAAGVATTIVLENRRGGDLLLLDCGDGTLRDLLDAGLHPEWLSGIVLSHGHFDHLGGLHSVLGFLRMIGRDEALTVAYPAGCLEAEGLLNNFQTLYPDCSFAFDLTPLEDGDILQLESWSIEVLAVEHAGSTAAGVGEAVPALGCRVELGAETAAYSGDSGPCDALEEICSAADIALIEATWDASSPFDGGERVHLTRDEAAAYGTLARRFELVHRRRER; encoded by the coding sequence ATGGTCAACGGCAAACAGGTTTTCGCGGGGCGGGAGCTGGCTGTCCGGGTGCTCTACTCGGCGGCGGGGGTGGCGACGACCATCGTGCTGGAGAACCGCCGGGGCGGGGACCTCTTACTGCTGGACTGCGGCGACGGCACCCTGCGCGATCTGCTCGACGCGGGGCTGCATCCGGAGTGGCTGAGCGGGATCGTCCTCAGCCACGGCCACTTCGACCACCTGGGCGGGTTGCATTCGGTGCTGGGGTTTCTGCGGATGATCGGCCGGGACGAGGCGCTGACCGTGGCCTATCCGGCCGGTTGCCTCGAGGCCGAGGGTCTGCTGAACAACTTCCAGACCCTGTATCCCGATTGTTCCTTCGCCTTCGATCTCACCCCCCTGGAGGACGGCGACATCCTCCAGCTCGAGTCCTGGAGCATCGAGGTCCTGGCCGTCGAACACGCCGGCTCCACGGCCGCCGGCGTCGGTGAAGCGGTGCCCGCCCTGGGCTGCCGTGTCGAGCTAGGCGCGGAAACCGCGGCCTACTCCGGCGATTCCGGACCCTGCGACGCCTTGGAGGAAATCTGTAGCGCGGCCGACATCGCCCTGATCGAGGCCACCTGGGATGCCTCGTCGCCCTTCGACGGTGGCGAGCGGGTCCATCTGACCCGGGACGAGGCGGCAGCCTACGGCACCCTGGCGCGACGGTTCGAGCTGGTCCACCGTCGGCGGGAGCGCTGA